From the genome of Balnearium lithotrophicum, one region includes:
- the rplS gene encoding 50S ribosomal protein L19: MNVVKEKYIKKDIPEFRVGDTVRVNVKIKEGDKERIQAFEGVVIRKRGSGTDATFTVRKVSYGVGIERTFPLYSPVIESIEVLKRGIVRRARLYYLRERRGKAARIKEKKEWMTKK, encoded by the coding sequence ATGAACGTAGTTAAGGAAAAGTACATTAAAAAGGATATTCCCGAGTTTAGAGTAGGAGACACAGTAAGGGTAAACGTTAAGATTAAGGAAGGGGACAAGGAGAGAATCCAGGCCTTTGAAGGAGTGGTTATCAGGAAGAGAGGCTCTGGAACAGATGCAACCTTTACTGTAAGAAAAGTTTCTTACGGAGTGGGTATTGAGAGAACGTTTCCTCTATACTCACCTGTAATTGAAAGCATCGAAGTTCTCAAGAGAGGTATTGTAAGAAGAGCAAGACTCTACTACCTCAGAGAGAGAAGGGGTAAAGCTGCAAGAATCAAAGAGAAAAAAGAGTGGATGACAAAGAAGTAA
- a CDS encoding ribonuclease HII translates to MDDKEVIIQIEKSLWKKGYKNVAGVDEAGRGPLAGPVVASVVIFPLNVNPFLFKDSKKLNERERKRFFYRILEEAKAVGVGFADSTEIDEINIYQATLLAIRRALSSISIKPDFLITDYIKLPEYSNSILPIPKGDERSFSCACASVVSKVVRDYIMEELSKLFPEYGFEKHKGYPTKFHILKIRELGITPIHRRSFGRVKGEREGRGKNSFPLSCEERLLYYREKLQELLR, encoded by the coding sequence GTGGATGACAAAGAAGTAATTATCCAGATAGAAAAGAGCCTATGGAAAAAGGGTTACAAAAACGTAGCAGGGGTTGACGAAGCGGGAAGAGGGCCTTTAGCGGGTCCCGTAGTTGCTTCTGTAGTAATCTTCCCGCTGAACGTTAACCCTTTTTTATTTAAGGATTCAAAAAAATTAAACGAAAGGGAAAGGAAGAGGTTCTTCTATAGAATACTTGAGGAAGCTAAAGCAGTTGGTGTCGGTTTTGCAGATTCTACAGAGATAGATGAGATAAACATCTACCAAGCAACGCTCCTTGCGATTAGGAGAGCTCTCTCCTCAATTTCCATAAAGCCTGATTTTCTAATTACAGACTACATAAAGCTCCCTGAGTACTCAAACTCTATACTTCCCATTCCAAAGGGCGATGAGAGAAGCTTTTCCTGTGCCTGTGCAAGTGTCGTTTCTAAAGTTGTTAGGGATTACATAATGGAGGAGCTCTCAAAACTCTTCCCAGAGTACGGGTTTGAAAAGCATAAGGGATATCCAACAAAGTTTCACATATTAAAAATAAGGGAATTAGGAATAACACCGATTCACAGGAGGAGCTTTGGAAGGGTCAAGGGAGAGAGGGAAGGAAGGGGAAAGAATAGCTTCCCACTATCTTGTGAAGAAAGGTTACTCTATTATAGAGAGAAACTTCAGGAGCTCCTACGGTGA
- a CDS encoding YraN family protein: protein MKKGYSIIERNFRSSYGEIDIVAFDPRDGTLVFVEVKLRSRDSMVPPLEAVDYRKRNRLRKTALKFISEKKINFDSLRFDVIGVSLGEETEVEHIINAF from the coding sequence GTGAAGAAAGGTTACTCTATTATAGAGAGAAACTTCAGGAGCTCCTACGGTGAAATTGACATAGTAGCCTTCGACCCAAGGGATGGTACGTTGGTTTTCGTTGAGGTAAAGCTCCGTTCCAGAGATTCCATGGTGCCCCCATTAGAGGCAGTGGACTACAGAAAGAGAAACAGACTGAGGAAAACGGCTCTGAAGTTTATCTCTGAGAAAAAAATCAATTTTGACTCTCTGAGGTTTGACGTAATTGGAGTAAGTTTGGGAGAGGAAACGGAAGTAGAACATATAATTAACGCATTTTAA
- the infB gene encoding translation initiation factor IF-2, producing the protein MRVHQLAKELGMTSKELIQKLREELDISVKSAQSSLDERQVRIVREFIQPVEVVKEEKKEEVKEAPPETVKAEERKEEQRVEAVETQPKVEIKEVEEKREEKVEEKREEREEKREERKQDKKSEVRILSPEELARRRRKRRPFHKRREREERAGERQPRQRRERGERPRREGRRPERTERRREERKPVEEKVTREQLEQLIASTKESREKEKPKTHEEILAEKRKEKKELEDQKKFEELMRKIEEKNRAKKKKRRKKKEKEEVKEEVPFEELSEEEQLQRLIEEEERAKTVVIPEVISVREFAEKLGVEPNQLLQDLIALGKFVAINQPIDFETASKVAEKYGKVVKLEGVEEEEEKALEAELVETPDREEELEPRAPIITVMGHVDHGKTTLLDYIRNTKVAEREAGGITQHIGASVVDIDTSEGKKKLVFLDTPGHEAFTAMRARGAQVTDIAVLVVAADDGVMPQTVEAINHAKAAGVPIIVAINKIDKPGANPERVKQELTQHGLIPEDWGGDTVMVPVSAKTGEGVDELLEMIALQADLMELKANPNKPARGVVLEAKLDKKRGPVATLLVQSGTLKVGDAIVAGLYAGKIRAMFDDKGRPVKEAGPSMPVEVLGLEDVPLAGDKFYVVESLEKAREIAQKRQELARQSALEREKRISLEDLFSQMKSGEVKELNVVLKADAQGSIEAIRKSLEELSTDEVKVNVIHAGVGPITENDIMLAAASNAIVIGFNVRPDSAARKAAEREKVDVRTYRVIYDIVDEVKKAMQGLLEPEEKEVYLGSAEVRATFKVPKVGTVAGCYVRDGVIRRNANVRLVRDGVVIYDGKIASLKRFKEDVREVQAGYECGVGLENFNDIKVGDIIECYTIEKVQREV; encoded by the coding sequence ATGAGAGTTCACCAGCTTGCAAAAGAATTAGGTATGACCTCAAAGGAGCTCATACAAAAGTTAAGGGAAGAGCTTGATATAAGCGTTAAAAGTGCTCAATCAAGTTTGGACGAGAGACAGGTCAGGATAGTAAGGGAGTTTATTCAGCCTGTTGAGGTCGTTAAGGAGGAAAAGAAAGAGGAGGTTAAGGAAGCTCCTCCAGAAACTGTAAAGGCAGAGGAAAGAAAAGAGGAGCAAAGGGTTGAGGCTGTTGAGACTCAACCTAAAGTGGAGATTAAAGAGGTAGAGGAGAAGAGGGAAGAGAAAGTAGAGGAGAAGAGAGAGGAAAGGGAAGAAAAGAGGGAGGAGAGAAAACAGGATAAAAAATCTGAAGTCAGGATTCTCTCCCCAGAGGAACTTGCAAGGAGAAGAAGGAAGCGTAGACCTTTCCATAAGAGAAGGGAAAGGGAAGAAAGAGCTGGTGAGAGACAACCAAGACAGAGAAGGGAAAGAGGAGAAAGACCTCGCAGGGAAGGAAGAAGGCCGGAGAGGACTGAGAGGAGAAGAGAAGAGAGAAAGCCTGTAGAGGAAAAGGTTACAAGGGAACAGCTTGAACAGCTTATCGCTTCAACTAAGGAATCGAGAGAGAAGGAAAAGCCCAAAACTCACGAGGAGATTTTAGCAGAGAAGAGGAAGGAGAAGAAGGAACTTGAGGATCAGAAGAAGTTTGAAGAGCTCATGAGGAAGATAGAGGAGAAGAACAGGGCCAAGAAGAAGAAGAGGAGGAAGAAAAAGGAGAAGGAAGAGGTTAAGGAGGAAGTTCCGTTTGAGGAGCTCTCCGAAGAGGAGCAGTTACAGAGGTTAATTGAGGAGGAGGAAAGGGCAAAAACAGTTGTAATACCTGAAGTAATTTCTGTTAGGGAGTTTGCTGAAAAGTTGGGCGTTGAGCCTAACCAGTTACTTCAAGACTTAATAGCCCTTGGAAAGTTTGTTGCGATAAACCAACCTATCGACTTTGAAACTGCAAGTAAGGTTGCTGAGAAGTATGGAAAGGTCGTTAAACTTGAGGGAGTTGAGGAGGAAGAGGAGAAGGCATTAGAGGCCGAGCTTGTAGAAACGCCGGATAGAGAAGAAGAGTTAGAGCCGAGAGCTCCCATCATAACAGTAATGGGCCACGTTGACCACGGAAAGACAACCCTCCTTGACTACATAAGGAACACAAAGGTTGCTGAAAGGGAAGCCGGTGGAATTACACAGCACATCGGTGCGTCCGTAGTTGACATCGATACGAGTGAGGGTAAGAAAAAACTTGTATTCTTAGACACTCCCGGACACGAAGCCTTTACCGCTATGAGGGCCCGTGGAGCTCAGGTTACAGACATTGCCGTTTTGGTCGTTGCTGCAGACGATGGCGTCATGCCCCAAACGGTAGAGGCAATAAACCATGCAAAGGCAGCAGGAGTTCCTATAATCGTTGCTATAAACAAAATTGACAAGCCTGGAGCAAATCCGGAAAGGGTTAAGCAGGAGCTGACACAGCACGGACTTATCCCTGAGGATTGGGGTGGAGACACTGTAATGGTACCAGTTTCTGCTAAAACTGGAGAGGGAGTCGATGAACTCCTTGAGATGATAGCACTCCAGGCAGATTTAATGGAGCTAAAGGCAAATCCAAACAAACCTGCAAGGGGTGTTGTGTTAGAGGCTAAACTCGATAAAAAGAGGGGGCCTGTTGCAACACTGCTTGTCCAAAGTGGAACGCTAAAGGTGGGGGATGCGATAGTTGCAGGGCTCTATGCTGGAAAGATAAGGGCAATGTTTGATGATAAGGGAAGGCCAGTTAAAGAGGCTGGTCCTTCAATGCCCGTTGAGGTATTAGGTCTTGAGGATGTACCGCTTGCAGGTGATAAGTTCTACGTAGTTGAGAGCTTAGAGAAGGCAAGGGAGATAGCCCAGAAGAGGCAGGAGCTTGCAAGACAGTCTGCCCTTGAGAGGGAAAAGAGGATAAGCTTAGAGGACCTCTTTAGCCAGATGAAGTCTGGAGAGGTCAAGGAGCTCAACGTTGTTCTCAAGGCAGATGCACAGGGTTCTATTGAAGCAATTAGGAAATCATTGGAGGAGCTCTCAACGGACGAGGTCAAGGTTAACGTAATCCATGCAGGAGTTGGTCCCATAACTGAAAACGACATAATGTTGGCTGCAGCCTCAAATGCAATCGTTATAGGGTTCAACGTAAGGCCAGATTCTGCTGCACGTAAAGCTGCAGAGAGGGAAAAGGTTGATGTGAGAACTTACAGGGTCATCTACGACATAGTTGATGAAGTTAAGAAGGCTATGCAGGGTCTATTGGAGCCAGAGGAGAAGGAGGTTTACTTAGGCTCTGCTGAGGTTAGAGCTACATTTAAGGTTCCAAAAGTTGGAACGGTTGCAGGTTGTTACGTAAGGGACGGAGTAATAAGGAGAAATGCAAACGTAAGGCTTGTAAGGGACGGTGTTGTTATTTACGACGGAAAAATCGCGTCCCTAAAGAGGTTTAAGGAGGACGTTAGGGAAGTTCAGGCAGGTTACGAGTGTGGTGTGGGACTTGAAAATTTCAACGACATAAAGGTCGGGGACATTATAGAGTGCTATACTATTGAAAAAGTTCAAAGGGAAGTTTAA
- a CDS encoding 1-phosphofructokinase family hexose kinase, whose amino-acid sequence MLLSVCPNPCLDVYYYTDVLKEDDTNRVENPLISPGGKGVNAARVVSRFSENSYLALPLGGCIGRCVKELLESEGVTSIIVETKGKTRVNTILEQRAKGKHILIASRGAPLSEEERKKLKSIVCKSCSPKVLILGGSVPPSLPDTFYGEIVEEFRGSKTKVIVDADGELLRKAVEKAPFAVKPNKYELERLVGFPLFSIDDVVKASKKVMEFGVEVVIVSLGEHGALCASREGIFRVIPPKVEVKNTVGAGDSLVGGFAYSIYSGKSVVDSVKFGVACGTATVMEEGTKLCNPKRVLEVLNRTKVERI is encoded by the coding sequence ATGCTCCTTTCAGTCTGCCCTAATCCTTGTCTTGACGTCTACTACTACACAGACGTTTTAAAGGAGGACGATACAAACAGGGTTGAGAATCCCCTTATTTCCCCCGGTGGGAAGGGAGTAAACGCAGCAAGGGTCGTTTCAAGGTTTTCTGAAAACTCCTACTTAGCCTTACCACTTGGAGGATGCATAGGAAGGTGCGTAAAGGAACTCTTGGAAAGTGAAGGGGTTACATCAATTATCGTTGAAACGAAGGGAAAAACGAGGGTTAACACGATTTTGGAGCAGAGGGCAAAGGGAAAGCACATCCTGATAGCCTCAAGGGGAGCTCCTCTTTCAGAAGAAGAAAGGAAAAAGTTAAAGTCAATAGTATGTAAGTCCTGCAGTCCAAAGGTTCTAATCTTAGGAGGGAGCGTTCCCCCTTCACTTCCAGATACCTTCTACGGAGAGATTGTTGAAGAGTTTAGGGGAAGCAAAACAAAAGTTATTGTTGATGCAGACGGAGAGCTCCTGAGAAAGGCAGTTGAGAAAGCTCCCTTTGCAGTAAAACCAAATAAGTACGAACTTGAGAGGCTCGTTGGATTTCCACTCTTTTCAATTGATGACGTTGTAAAGGCATCAAAGAAGGTAATGGAGTTTGGTGTTGAGGTTGTTATAGTTTCGTTGGGTGAGCATGGAGCCCTCTGTGCATCAAGAGAGGGTATTTTCAGGGTGATTCCTCCCAAGGTTGAAGTAAAAAATACCGTTGGAGCAGGGGACTCTTTGGTCGGAGGATTTGCTTACTCCATCTACAGCGGAAAGTCCGTAGTTGACTCCGTCAAGTTTGGAGTTGCCTGTGGAACTGCAACTGTAATGGAGGAAGGAACGAAACTCTGTAATCCTAAGAGGGTTTTGGAAGTACTGAATAGAACGAAAGTAGAGAGAATATAG